The genomic stretch CCTCGGGCGGCTCAGCGGCGGCCATCGACCGTGCGCAGCCTCAGGCGCAGGCCGACGCCGGCGGCCAGCAGGCCGAGTCCCAGCAGAGCGATGACGGGCGCGTCCAGGCCCGTACGGGGAAGCTCCTGCCGCGGCCCCGAGCTCGTGGCGGCCGGCGCGGCGGTGGTCCCGCTGCTCGACGACGAGGCGGTCGTGCTCGACGACGTCGCGGGGGCCGCCGTCGTGCCCGAGCTCGTCGAGCCCGAGCTGCCGGTGGTGCCGCTCGAGCCGGTCGACGACGAGCCGGTGGACGAGCCGCTCGTCGAGCCGCTGGTCGACGAGCCCGAGCCCGAGCCCTTCGAGCCGCCGGCCTTCTTGCCGCCGCTCGTGGCGCCGCCGAACGGGTCCTGGTACTGGTCGTCGCCGGCGCTGCCCTGGGCATGGGCGACG from Capillimicrobium parvum encodes the following:
- a CDS encoding LPXTG cell wall anchor domain-containing protein — its product is MHLSRRIAALLAIALLAGAPAVAHAQGSAGDDQYQDPFGGATSGGKKAGGSKGSGSGSSTSGSTSGSSTGSSSTGSSGTTGSSGSTSSGTTAAPATSSSTTASSSSSGTTAAPAATSSGPRQELPRTGLDAPVIALLGLGLLAAGVGLRLRLRTVDGRR